The following coding sequences lie in one Notolabrus celidotus isolate fNotCel1 chromosome 20, fNotCel1.pri, whole genome shotgun sequence genomic window:
- the foxj1a gene encoding forkhead box protein J1-A — MLSLSCADPWPEGSVGLEEEVVTAAAQAEERDSANNTSSTGSCCSSSVNLDDSLTSLQWLQEFSILGANVPHQAHHQPHLFGQQPHGSDAPASPLAGDPASMGMPLTPGKPTAAAYSRMQSLPSIVAHGHCPDEVDYKTNPHIKPPYSYATLICMAMQASKKTKITLSCIYKWITDNFCFYRHADPTWQNSIRHNLSLNKCFIKVPRQKDEPGKGGFWKIDPQYAERLLSGAYKKRRMPPVQINPAFQNRLRVNLQPQSRGLFSHTGGLNSLSMNPESSRLLQEFEEATGADQNWDPHLAEGTMLGSWPTVRGRSGLKRKQAQGFRNGAKALRRSSSPLLSTDDPKELGPLKGDFDWDALLDSALNGELSLDGGDSLSPIIKEEDLSIRGTHMSPIEPPAGGADIHVLVETQRNNDVTNFDEETFLATAFLESPWPEEEEQGRNDLLCSSAVNLDQLFDLGDSLGGDPSTRIDTLL, encoded by the exons ATGTTGTCACTGAGCTGTGCCGACCCGTGGCCTGAAGGCTCGGTGggtctggaggaggaggtggtgacCGCCGCTGCCCAGGCTGAGGAGCGGGACAGCGCCAACAACACCAGCAGCACcggcagctgctgcagcagctccgTCAACCTGGACGACAGCCTGACCAGCCTGCAGTGGCTGCAGGAGTTCTCCATCCTCGGTGCCAACGTGCCGCATCAGGCCCACCACCAGCCGCACCTGTTCGGCCAGCAGCCGCACGGCTCCGACGCCCCGGCCTCCCCTCTAGCCGGGGACCCCGCCTCCATGGGGATGCCCCTGACCCCAGGGAAGCCTACAGCTGCGGCCTACAGCAGGATGCAGAGCCTCCCCAGCATCGTGGCGCACGGGCACTGTCCCGATGAGGTGGACTACAAGACGAACCCGCACATCAAGCCCCCCTACTCCTACGCCACGCTCATCTGCATGGCCATGCAGGCCAGCAAGAAGACCAAGATCACTCTGTCCTGCATCTACAAGTGGATCACAGACAACTTCTGCTTCTACCGGCACGCTGATCCCACCTGGCAG aACTCCATCCGTCACAACCTGTCGCTCAACAAGTGCTTCATCAAAGTGCCGCGGCAGAAAGACGAGCCAGGCAAAGGTGGCTTCTGGAAGATCGACCCGCAGTACGCTGAGCGCCTCCTGAGCGGCGCTTACAAGAAGAGGCGGATGCCCCCGGTTCAGATCAACCCGGCCTTTCAGAACAGGCTCAGGGTCAACCTCCAGCCGCAGTCCAGAGGCCTCTTCAGCCACACAGGAGGTTTAAACAGCCTGTCCATGAACCCAGAGTCCAGCAGGCTCCTTCAGGAGTTCGAGGAGGCGACCGGTGCCGACCAGAACTGGGATCCTCATCTGGCTGAGGGGACGATGCTGGGCTCCTGGCCCACCGTCAGAGGAAGGAGCGGGCTGAAGAGGAAGCAGGCTCAAGGCTTCAGGAACGGCGCCAAAGCCCTGCGACGTTCCAGCTCCCCTCTGCTCTCCACGGACGACCCGAAAGAGCTCGGACCTCTGAAGGGGGACTTCGACTGGGACGCCCTGCTGGACTCGGCCCTTAATGGGGAACTCAGTTTAGACGGTGGAGACTCGCTGAGCCCCATCATcaaagaggaggacctgagcaTCCGGGGGACCCACATGTCTCCTATCGAACCCCCTGCAGGTGGAGCAGACATCCACGTGTTGGTGGAGACCCAGAGGAACAATGACGTCACAAACTTTGATGAGGAGACCTTCCTCGCCACGGCGTTCCTGGAGAGCCCCTggcctgaggaagaggagcaagGCCGCAATGACTTACTTTGTAGCTCTGCAGTCAACCTGGACCAACTGTTTGACCTCGGAGACTCACTCGGGGGAGATCCAAGCACCCGGATTGACACCCTGCTCTGA